The Danio rerio strain Tuebingen ecotype United States chromosome 10, GRCz12tu, whole genome shotgun sequence genome contains a region encoding:
- the rhbdd2 gene encoding rhomboid domain-containing protein 2, with translation MNSAMKKWKQTCADLAPGLDLTCGIVSVVVLSCFFSVVQYCLHISGHFFSLESSAVIRGHVYQLLTYFLYHKNMGDFLLGGLLMVFPCRGLEKGVGSVRFLHRTLLLSSITGLLYVLLESLLISPSSRSSVNGLIPLALSVLGLMTINSGMKVAYIMGINVPTSSLPWIFLIIITLFVPNTVFMCNVLAIVTGILYGMGWFSLLEMSESTASVLEKKIPFRLLKHIPGVQFIPASTEERKKPLDLSDAPPGSYPVQTYSLVNATNSPVVGNLPNTFNGWPVSLHPQQQHTFPSAQAGAHNHGHSHGHGHSHGHHHGHSHHNTGSPFMPMSPYGLSQFRPPVNMTGQDFSKLPQPGVPFTPHIPPTAFPTATPGASESLSS, from the exons ATGAATAGCGCTATGAAAAAGTGGAAGCAGACGTGTGCAGATCTTGCGCCGGGTTTAGACCTGACATGCGGAATTGTGTCTGTGGTCGTGCTGTCGTGTTTTTTTAGTGTCGTACaatattgtttacatatttcgGGACACTTTTTCAGTCTGGAGTCCAGTGCTGTCATCCGCGGCCATG TCTACCAACTCCTCACCTATTtcctctaccacaagaatatggGTGATTTCCTCCTTGGTGGCCTCCTGATGGTGTTTCCCTGCAGGGGTTTGGAGAAAGGAGTCGGCAGCGTTAGATTCCTCCACCGGACGCTGCTTCTGTCCTCCATCACGGGACTCCTGTATGTACTTCTGGAGTCACTGCTGATCTCTCCGTCTAGCAGGAGCTCAGTTAACGGCCTCATCCCATTAGCTCTGTCCGTCCTGGGATTGATGACCATCAATTCTGGCATGAAGGTGGCCTATATAATGGGCATCAATGTGCCTACTTCTTCTCTGCCCTGGATTTTTCTAATAATCATAACCTTGTTCGTTCCAAACACGGTCTTCATGTGCAACGTCCTGGCTATCGTCACAGGGATATTAT ATGGAATGGGATGGTTTTCACTGTTGGAGATGTCTGAATCCACAGCTTCTGTTTTGGAGAAGAAGATCCCGTTTCGCTTGCTGAAGCACATCCCTGGTGTCCAGTTCATCCCTGCTTCAACTGAGGAACGTAAAAAGCCACTTGATCTCTC AGATGCTCCACCAGGGTCGTACCCGGTCCAGACTTATTCCCTGGTAAACGCCACCAACAGTCCAGTGGTAGGAAATCTGCCAAACACATTTAACGGCTGGCCCGTCTCACTGCATCCTCAACAGCAGCACACATTCCCTTCAGCTCAAGCCGGAGCCCACAATCATGGACACTCTCACGGTCATGGTCACAGCCATGGACATCATCATGGGCACAGCCATCATAACACTGGCAGCCCGTTTATGCCAATGTCACCATACGGTCTGTCTCAGTTCAGGCCTCCAGTGAACATGACAGGACAAGACTTCAGTAAACTACCTCAGCCAGGAGTGCCGTTCACACCTCACATCCCACCGACTGCCTTTCCTACAGCAACTCCTGGAGCCTCAGAGTCCTTATCCTCATAG